One Phaseolus vulgaris cultivar G19833 chromosome 4, P. vulgaris v2.0, whole genome shotgun sequence DNA window includes the following coding sequences:
- the LOC137838479 gene encoding uncharacterized protein — MWCTVLFFIVDSLAPFPFLIVAEGLAGVTRVAEEKNLIDSLEVGKDKVKVNMLQYADDTLFFCEANTKSIFNIKAILQCFELSSGLRVNFTKSRIGGTGMDQVTLQCFAPILNCDMMVSPFICLGMPVGGSHKRGAFWNGVIEKVQARLSRWKGRSLSMAERICLIRSVLSSIPLFFMSLLKLPFGVTGKLVKIQRNFLWGWGADGRKIAWASWNLACKPHEFGGLGIINPKLLNLALLGNWIWRLGSVGGGLWKEVLISKYGGWRFLGEEGKDRSCSLWWKDLKEVWSSEGWGRSFEDSFKWKVGDGKDIYFWKDSWLKGEALKNIYPRLFSISSNKDAKLLEFGSWSNGRWVWQLAWRRSFFEWEKSMADQLSQLLLGVGVAPREVDSWI, encoded by the coding sequence ATGTGGTGTACTGTGCTTTTTTTCATAGTCGACTCGCTTGCTCCTTTTCCCTTCCTCATTGTGGCAGAAGGGTTAGCTGGGGTGACAAGGGTAGCAGAAGAAAAGAATCTGATTGACAGTTTGGAGGTCGGAAAGGATAAAGTAAAGGTAAATATGTTACAATACGCGGACGACACCCTGTTCTTTTGTGAAGCAAATACCAAAAGCATATTTAATATCAAGGCGATTCTGCAGTGTTTCGAGCTCTCTTCTGGGTTAAGGGTTAATTTTACGAAGAGTAGAATCGGAGGGACGGGGATGGACCAAGTCACGCTTCAGTGTTTCGCACCGATTCTTAATTGTGATATGATGGTATCTCCTTTCATATGCTTGGGTATGCCAGTTGGAGGGAGTCATAAGCGCGGTGCTTTTTGGAACGGGGTGATTGAGAAAGTGCAAGCTAGATTAAGCAGGTGGAAGGGAAGAAGTTTGTCGATGGCTGAGAGGATTTGTCTGATAAGGTCTGTGCTCTCTTCTATTCCGTTATTCTTTATGTCGTTATTGAAATTGCCTTTTGGGGTGACAGGGAAGTTGGTCAAGATACAAAGGAATTTTCTCTGGGGATGGGGTGCAGACGGAAGGAAGATTGCTTGGGCTTCCTGGAACTTGGCTTGTAAGCCTCATGAGTTCGGGGGGCTAGGAATCATAAATCCAAAGCTGTTGAACTTGGCTTTGCTGGGGAACTGGATTTGGAGGTTGGGTTCAGTTGGGGGTGGTCTTTGGAAGGAAGTTCTCATTTCTAAGTACGGTGGGTGGAGATTTCTGGGAGAGGAAGGTAAAGATAGGAGTTGctctctttggtggaaagatttgaaggaAGTATGGTCTTCGGAGGGTTGGGGGAGAAGTTTCGAAGACAGTTTCAAGTGGAAAGTAGGTGATGGGAAGGATATTTATTTCTGGAAGGATAGTTGGTTGAAGGGTGAGGCGTTGAAGAATATATATCCAAGACTGTTCTCTATTAGCTCTAACAAAGACGCAAAATTGTTGGAGTTTGGCTCTTGGTCTAATGGAAGATGGGTTTGGCAACTAGCTTGGAGAAGGTCGTTCTTCGAATGGGAGAAATCGATGGCGGATCAGTTGAGTCAGCTTCTGCTTGGGGTTGGGGTTGCCCCAAGAGAGGTTGATAGCTGGATTTAG